The stretch of DNA TTGTATTGCCCTAATTTTACTTGGAGAAACATTTGTCATTTGCTGGCTACCTTGGGCGGTTAACAGGAAAAGAAAGTAAAAAGGCCGTTCGATAACGGCCTTTAATTAGGTTATATTTTATATAAATATAGTAGATACGCCTATCAAAAATCCAAAAAATATGATTGCCGGGATAATATTAACTGCTTGCCATTCAGAATAGTCCATTTTAAATTCTTCTTGAGCCGGTTCGGCATGTGCATCATGCGGATCCATATTTACCCCTCCCCGAAAAATATTTTATACATATATCTTTTAATCTTTATTTTACATGCAAAGACGCCTAATTTTCAATATAAATGAGTTAATTAAATATTGCTAAAAATGACTAAGTAATTATTTAAAAGGGCCGCCATATTATAGGCGACCCTTTAATTATGGTACAATCTTTGACGCGATTAATAACTATGAGTTCCGATGACTACCGGTAGACCATACTTGCTGGATAACATTTGTTGAACTTTAGCCAAATCAATGGGGCAGGCGGCGGTATTGCCAGCCCTAACCATGCAGGTACCCAGGTGAATAGCATCTACGTCCTGCTCCAGGTAGTCAGCCATTTCCATAACCAGCCCGACTTTGGGCATGACCAGCCCCGGACAATCTCCACAGCCGCTCATTCCCACTATATTTACGGTGTCGTATTGAGCGAATTCACCCTCTTTAAGATTAGCTGCCTTAAAGCATTTGAGACAAGCGATACAGCTGACGTCCCTTATTTTAGCGCAGGTGACAATTAAAATATTAGCCATTATTTAAACTCCTTTGCAGAACCGGGGTTTAAGCCGAGCAACCAAAGCACACACTTTTTGCGCTT from Desulfoscipio gibsoniae DSM 7213 encodes:
- a CDS encoding CGGC domain-containing protein, producing the protein MANILIVTCAKIRDVSCIACLKCFKAANLKEGEFAQYDTVNIVGMSGCGDCPGLVMPKVGLVMEMADYLEQDVDAIHLGTCMVRAGNTAACPIDLAKVQQMLSSKYGLPVVIGTHSY